Proteins encoded together in one Camelina sativa cultivar DH55 chromosome 9, Cs, whole genome shotgun sequence window:
- the LOC104710463 gene encoding LOB domain-containing protein 24, which yields MNPKRCAACKYLRRRCPKDCIFAPYFPPNDPAKFACIHRIYGAGNVSKMLQQLPDQTRAEAVESLCFEAKCRVDDPVYGCVGIIHLLQTQIQNAQNELAKTQAEVAVAQTKLSQTQNSDF from the exons ATGAATCCAAAAAGATGTGCTGCCTGCAAATATCTGAGAAGAAGATGTCCAAAAGATTGCATTTTCGCACCTTATTTCCCTCCAAACGATCCTGCAAAATTTGCATGTATCCACAGAATCTATGGTGCTGGTAATGTTTCCAAAATGCTTCAG CAACTTCCTGATCAGACGAGAGCTGAAGCAGTGGAGTCTTTGTGCTTTGAAGCAAAATGCAGAGTAGATGATCCTGTTTATGGATGTGTTGGCATTATTCATTTACTTCAAACTCAAATTCAGAATGCTCAGAATGAATTAGCCAAAACTCAAGCTGAGGTTGCTGTTGCTCAAACCAAACTTAGCCAAACTCAAAATTCTGACTTCTGA